One Pararhizobium sp. IMCC3301 DNA segment encodes these proteins:
- the ilvD gene encoding dihydroxy-acid dehydratase, producing MNTRVIDKSKLPSRHVTEGPARAPHRSYYYAMGLSDKEIHQPFVGVATCWNEAAPCNISLMRQAQVVKKGVAANHGTPREFTTITVTDGIAMGHQGMKASLVSRDVIADSVELTMRGHCYDAIVGLAGCDKSLPGMMMAMVRLNVPSIFIYGGSILPGTYRGKPVTVQDVFEAVGQHSVGNMSDADLTELEQVACPSAGACGAQFTANTMATVSEAIGLALPYSAGAPAPYEMRDRFCFAAGEKIMELVRDNIRPRDIVTRKALENAATVVAASGGSTNAALHLPAIAHECGIEFDLFDVAEIFKRTPYIADLKPGGKYVAKDMFEAGGIPLLMKTLLDQGFLHGDCLTVTGRSIAENMEKVSWNDAQDVVYPANKPITATGGVVGLKGNLAPDGAIVKVAGMVNQKFTGPARCFDSEEACFEAVQKKAYQEGDVLVIRYEGPKGGPGMREMLSTTALLYGQGMGNKVALITDGRFSGATRGFCIGHVGPEAATGGPIGLLQDGDIIEIDAVEGVLAVQLSDQELAERKSKWQPRETDSTSGAIWKYAQTVGSARYGAITHPGGKAEKSTYADI from the coding sequence ATGAACACCCGCGTAATTGACAAATCCAAACTGCCAAGCCGGCATGTGACTGAAGGCCCTGCACGGGCACCGCACCGGTCATATTATTATGCAATGGGTTTGTCTGATAAAGAGATTCACCAGCCATTTGTTGGCGTCGCAACCTGTTGGAATGAAGCTGCGCCGTGCAATATTTCCCTGATGCGCCAGGCGCAAGTCGTGAAAAAGGGTGTTGCCGCCAACCATGGCACGCCGCGCGAATTCACCACAATTACCGTCACTGACGGCATTGCCATGGGGCACCAGGGCATGAAAGCGTCGCTGGTTTCGCGCGATGTGATTGCCGATTCTGTCGAACTGACCATGCGCGGCCATTGCTATGATGCGATTGTCGGGCTTGCCGGTTGCGATAAATCGCTTCCTGGCATGATGATGGCCATGGTGCGGCTGAATGTGCCATCGATCTTCATCTATGGCGGGTCCATTCTGCCGGGTACCTATCGCGGAAAACCGGTGACGGTTCAGGATGTCTTTGAAGCGGTCGGCCAGCATTCTGTTGGCAATATGTCGGATGCCGATCTGACTGAGCTGGAGCAGGTGGCCTGTCCGTCGGCCGGTGCCTGTGGCGCGCAATTTACCGCAAATACAATGGCAACTGTGTCTGAGGCAATTGGCCTGGCACTGCCATATTCTGCCGGCGCACCGGCACCTTATGAAATGCGCGACCGGTTCTGTTTTGCCGCCGGCGAAAAGATCATGGAACTGGTGCGGGACAACATCCGTCCGCGCGACATCGTCACCAGAAAAGCGCTGGAAAATGCCGCCACAGTGGTTGCCGCCTCTGGCGGATCAACCAATGCCGCCTTGCATCTGCCGGCCATCGCCCATGAATGCGGCATCGAGTTTGATCTGTTTGATGTCGCTGAGATTTTCAAGCGGACGCCTTATATTGCGGATCTGAAACCGGGTGGCAAATATGTCGCGAAAGACATGTTTGAAGCCGGTGGCATTCCGCTGCTGATGAAGACCTTGCTGGATCAGGGATTTCTCCACGGCGACTGCCTGACAGTAACCGGCCGCAGCATTGCCGAAAACATGGAAAAAGTTTCCTGGAACGATGCTCAGGACGTGGTTTACCCCGCCAACAAACCGATCACAGCCACGGGCGGTGTCGTCGGCCTTAAAGGCAATCTGGCGCCTGATGGCGCCATCGTCAAAGTGGCTGGCATGGTCAACCAGAAATTTACCGGTCCGGCACGCTGCTTTGATTCAGAAGAAGCCTGTTTCGAGGCGGTCCAGAAGAAAGCCTATCAGGAAGGCGATGTTCTGGTCATTCGTTACGAAGGTCCCAAAGGCGGGCCCGGCATGCGGGAAATGCTTTCCACCACAGCTTTGTTATACGGCCAGGGCATGGGCAACAAGGTGGCTTTGATCACCGATGGTCGCTTCTCCGGAGCCACACGCGGATTCTGCATCGGCCATGTCGGTCCCGAAGCGGCCACGGGCGGTCCGATTGGTCTGTTGCAGGACGGCGACATCATTGAAATTGATGCGGTGGAAGGAGTGCTGGCAGTCCAACTGAGCGATCAGGAACTGGCAGAACGCAAGTCGAAATGGCAGCCGCGCGAAACAGATTCAACAAGCGGCGCCATCTGGAAATATGCGCAAACCGTTGGTTCTGCGCGATATGGGGCGATAACTCATCCGGGCGGGAAAGCTGAGAAGAGTACCTATGCGGATATTTGA
- a CDS encoding EAL domain-containing protein, whose protein sequence is MKTICSLWRTGLAGPDWLKLGFIPILLLLLAFVSQQVNIWHEAENWTEESRMALSKRPASGDIVFVAIDKQTLDEIGVWPWPRSVMAEAIDRLVESNALEIFIDVDFSTPSSPEQDAILAKSIRQANGTVSLAAFSQTSSVKSGTEDIADSVPLPIFLDSAWLATVNVFPDHDGIVRRFPFGNMIAGEPESSMPALLSGKSGLSGLDFAINFAIDPDTVPLYSFIDLLSNKLPESGLEQKTVVIGAHAVELRDTFAVPVYGSLPGAMLQIVAAETLKQNFEIVRILAIWPLLFCALLQFLVLLLWKSTHLLTRIGAVLAISILAEGIGFILFYTSSISLPTAALHAMNLALLLVLAVREFGLRNWLIVLADARTRNANNLLRQVFDDSSEAILIVDEAGAVLEASPKARIIFGQSAVQRENPENCIVMPEPILECVRQSLADLNQGVRASDTGGELILTSATDDKIIEFTVTPSRLTNTETRTQFLADGRSIACVTARDITTKRRQAERLDFLSKRDELTGAFRRHAFLDILNQKLARLTPAQSCQIMAINLNRFKTVNTTLGRDVGDQLLCAVVTRLAESEIGVECISRLGGDTFAVLLQETDPQLQLHVTSLQVANLLAQTYFLESGSIQIDVRISYARSESPTQAADALLNCAEMTLDEGTDVAGQSVRPYDPVSSAKHARARQIERELRPALENRDFQILYQPQVDVNGRHLVGMEALTRWSHPVLGAVSPDEFIAIAEASGMIEPLGDWILQAACCEAANWTEAIPVAVNVSPVQFLRGDIIASVTSALETSGLKPNHLQLEITESTILTCSDAVLQTMHDLRSLGVTLALDDFGTGYASLGYMTQFPFDQVKVDKSFIRNLTTDPTSQSIVQFTKTLSDVVGATMLCEGVETEEQLTFLKLIGCDQAQGFLFGTPLSAKIIRRMIAEIANSEHIEEYSRTA, encoded by the coding sequence ATGAAAACCATTTGCAGCCTCTGGCGGACCGGTCTTGCCGGTCCGGATTGGCTCAAGCTCGGTTTTATTCCCATCCTGTTGTTGCTGCTGGCGTTTGTCTCCCAACAGGTCAACATTTGGCACGAAGCGGAAAACTGGACCGAAGAAAGCCGCATGGCGCTGTCTAAACGTCCTGCCAGCGGCGATATTGTCTTCGTTGCCATTGACAAGCAAACGCTTGATGAAATCGGCGTCTGGCCATGGCCTCGCAGTGTGATGGCGGAGGCGATTGATCGACTGGTTGAAAGCAACGCGCTTGAGATTTTCATTGATGTTGATTTCAGCACACCGTCGAGCCCGGAGCAGGATGCAATTCTTGCAAAGTCTATCCGCCAGGCAAATGGCACAGTCAGTCTGGCTGCTTTCTCCCAGACATCTTCAGTAAAGTCCGGTACAGAAGATATTGCTGATAGCGTGCCACTGCCAATATTTCTGGACAGTGCCTGGCTGGCAACGGTGAATGTTTTTCCGGACCATGACGGGATTGTCCGCAGATTTCCGTTTGGTAATATGATTGCCGGAGAGCCAGAATCGTCAATGCCGGCGCTTCTGTCCGGGAAATCGGGGCTGTCTGGCTTGGATTTCGCCATAAATTTCGCTATCGATCCCGATACCGTTCCACTCTATTCATTCATCGACCTGCTCAGCAACAAACTGCCCGAGTCCGGTTTGGAGCAGAAAACTGTGGTGATCGGAGCGCATGCCGTAGAATTGCGCGACACATTTGCTGTGCCGGTCTACGGGTCGCTTCCAGGTGCAATGTTGCAGATTGTTGCAGCGGAAACCTTGAAGCAGAATTTTGAGATTGTTCGGATATTGGCGATCTGGCCTTTGCTGTTCTGTGCCCTCCTCCAGTTTTTGGTCCTGTTACTTTGGAAATCAACGCATCTGCTAACGCGAATAGGTGCGGTACTTGCCATCTCAATTTTGGCCGAAGGTATTGGCTTTATCCTGTTTTATACCAGCTCAATCTCACTGCCGACGGCAGCTCTGCATGCAATGAACCTTGCTCTGCTCCTCGTTCTTGCTGTTCGTGAATTTGGTTTGCGAAATTGGCTGATAGTTTTGGCCGATGCTCGGACGCGAAATGCCAATAACCTTTTGAGACAGGTCTTCGATGACAGTTCCGAGGCAATTCTGATTGTAGATGAAGCCGGGGCTGTCCTTGAAGCAAGCCCGAAAGCCCGAATTATATTCGGGCAATCTGCAGTGCAGCGCGAAAACCCTGAAAACTGCATTGTCATGCCAGAGCCTATTCTGGAATGCGTGCGCCAAAGTCTGGCGGACCTGAACCAGGGCGTCAGAGCCAGTGACACAGGCGGAGAACTGATTCTGACATCGGCAACAGACGATAAAATAATAGAGTTTACGGTGACGCCCTCCCGGCTGACCAATACTGAGACACGCACTCAATTCCTTGCAGATGGACGCTCCATCGCCTGTGTCACTGCGCGGGATATCACAACAAAACGCCGACAGGCGGAACGGCTGGACTTTCTTTCAAAGCGCGATGAGCTTACCGGCGCTTTCAGACGGCACGCATTTCTGGACATCTTGAATCAGAAACTGGCGCGGCTGACCCCGGCGCAATCCTGTCAGATAATGGCCATCAATCTCAATCGGTTCAAGACTGTCAACACAACCCTCGGGCGCGATGTGGGCGATCAGTTGTTGTGCGCGGTTGTGACCCGTCTGGCGGAGTCCGAGATTGGCGTCGAGTGTATTTCAAGATTGGGCGGTGATACATTTGCGGTGCTGTTGCAAGAGACCGATCCGCAGCTTCAGTTGCATGTCACAAGCCTGCAGGTCGCGAATTTGTTGGCACAAACCTATTTTCTCGAAAGCGGCTCCATCCAAATTGACGTCAGGATAAGTTACGCCCGTTCTGAAAGTCCGACACAAGCCGCAGATGCCTTGCTGAATTGCGCTGAGATGACACTGGATGAGGGCACCGATGTCGCCGGGCAGTCTGTCCGGCCTTATGATCCGGTTTCGTCAGCAAAACATGCTCGGGCCCGGCAGATCGAACGAGAACTCAGACCGGCATTGGAAAACCGGGATTTTCAGATCCTATATCAGCCGCAGGTCGACGTGAATGGACGACATCTGGTGGGCATGGAAGCCCTGACGCGCTGGTCTCATCCGGTTCTTGGCGCGGTGTCGCCCGACGAATTTATAGCAATTGCTGAAGCCAGTGGAATGATTGAACCATTAGGGGACTGGATTCTGCAGGCAGCGTGTTGCGAGGCAGCAAACTGGACGGAGGCGATTCCCGTTGCCGTCAACGTGTCCCCGGTGCAATTCCTGCGCGGAGACATTATCGCCAGTGTTACGTCCGCGTTGGAGACATCCGGACTGAAGCCAAACCATCTTCAACTGGAGATAACGGAATCGACCATTCTGACGTGCAGCGATGCCGTGCTGCAAACCATGCATGATCTGCGGTCTCTTGGCGTTACACTTGCCCTGGACGATTTCGGCACAGGCTACGCTTCGCTCGGTTATATGACCCAGTTTCCGTTTGATCAGGTGAAGGTCGACAAATCGTTCATCCGTAATCTGACGACCGACCCCACGAGCCAATCTATCGTGCAGTTTACCAAGACTCTATCTGATGTGGTTGGCGCAACAATGTTGTGCGAAGGCGTTGAAACCGAGGAGCAGCTCACGTTCCTGAAGTTGATTGGCTGTGATCAGGCTCAGGGGTTCTTGTTCGGCACTCCACTATCAGCAAAAATAATTCGAAGAATGATTGCGGAAATCGCCAATTCGGAACACATCGAAGAATATTCGCGCACTGCGTGA
- the xth gene encoding exodeoxyribonuclease III has translation MKIATWNINGIKARLDTVQAWLKEAQPDLVAFQEIKSVDENFPRGVFEDLGYEVHTHGQKGFNGVALLSKVPLEDVQRGLPGDDADDHARFITALVAVDNIMVRVASLYLPNGNPVDTGKFPYKLAWMDRLQRWAESRLALEEDFILAGDYNVIAQPIDCHDPVVWEGDALFRPESRSAFFRLQNLGLTDAVRQTDRDQVFTFWDYQAGAWQKNNGIRIDHLMLSPGIADRLQECQIDKFVRAWEKPSDHVPVWITI, from the coding sequence ATGAAGATTGCGACCTGGAACATAAATGGCATCAAGGCGCGCCTTGACACCGTGCAGGCCTGGCTGAAAGAGGCGCAACCCGATCTGGTGGCATTTCAGGAAATCAAATCGGTCGATGAAAATTTTCCGCGTGGCGTCTTCGAAGACCTTGGTTACGAGGTTCACACCCACGGCCAGAAAGGCTTCAACGGTGTCGCATTGCTGTCGAAAGTGCCGCTGGAAGATGTTCAACGCGGACTTCCGGGTGATGATGCAGACGACCATGCGCGCTTCATAACGGCTCTTGTTGCTGTTGATAATATAATGGTCCGGGTGGCGTCACTTTACCTGCCCAACGGAAATCCGGTGGATACCGGGAAGTTTCCCTACAAGCTGGCGTGGATGGATCGACTGCAGCGCTGGGCTGAAAGCAGGCTGGCATTGGAGGAGGATTTCATTCTGGCAGGGGATTACAATGTCATTGCTCAACCGATTGACTGTCATGATCCTGTCGTGTGGGAAGGCGACGCGCTGTTCCGTCCGGAAAGTCGATCAGCATTTTTCAGATTGCAAAATCTGGGGTTGACCGATGCGGTGCGACAAACTGACCGCGATCAGGTCTTTACCTTCTGGGATTATCAGGCCGGTGCCTGGCAGAAAAACAATGGCATCAGGATCGACCATTTGATGCTGTCGCCAGGGATCGCGGACCGGCTGCAGGAATGCCAGATCGATAAATTTGTCCGCGCCTGGGAAAAACCATCCGATCATGTCCCGGTCTGGATCACAATCTAG
- a CDS encoding FecR family protein, whose product MSHHLQRLVLAALIVTFSAVTAFAEEWRVGRVNQPASYSTDGTNWKPLTANFVIPRKAWIKTGIRGRVQLRRDKETILYRANTTAKITHSNNSISKTEIQQTMGRILLDVETRKYKHTIVKTPYLAAIVKGTKFDVYVGSGVAKVKVQRGVVEVVDTARGERVDVTNGQSVEVEQGSNFPMQVTGRGRKAQIFDVLTGKPVNEKGNNGIGYAFGNDKEAKSNNGNHSGSGNGGGNGNGGGNGKSNSGGNGKSNGGGNGKK is encoded by the coding sequence GTGTCCCATCATCTTCAAAGGCTTGTGCTGGCCGCACTTATAGTAACGTTTTCTGCAGTCACGGCGTTTGCCGAAGAATGGCGTGTCGGGCGGGTCAATCAGCCGGCCAGTTATTCCACTGACGGCACCAATTGGAAGCCGCTTACAGCTAATTTCGTAATCCCGCGGAAAGCCTGGATCAAAACGGGCATTCGGGGGCGCGTACAATTGCGCCGCGACAAGGAAACCATCCTTTATCGTGCCAATACCACAGCAAAAATTACGCATAGTAACAATTCGATCAGCAAGACCGAAATTCAACAGACTATGGGGCGAATTTTGCTCGACGTTGAAACCCGGAAATACAAGCACACCATTGTCAAGACGCCCTATCTTGCGGCCATCGTCAAAGGCACGAAGTTTGATGTCTATGTTGGCTCGGGTGTCGCTAAAGTAAAGGTACAAAGGGGCGTTGTCGAAGTTGTGGACACGGCTCGTGGAGAGCGCGTTGATGTCACCAACGGACAGAGCGTGGAGGTCGAACAGGGATCGAATTTCCCAATGCAGGTGACCGGTCGTGGGCGCAAGGCTCAGATTTTCGATGTCCTCACTGGAAAACCGGTCAATGAAAAAGGAAATAACGGAATTGGTTATGCCTTCGGCAATGATAAGGAGGCCAAATCCAACAACGGCAATCATTCCGGTAGTGGTAACGGCGGCGGAAACGGCAACGGTGGTGGCAACGGCAAGAGCAACAGTGGCGGCAATGGCAAGAGCAACGGTGGGGGCAACGGCAAAAAATAA
- the erpA gene encoding iron-sulfur cluster insertion protein ErpA produces the protein MVNAVQQSAPPTSPAEPVTVTERAASRVAKILAGETAGKALRISVDGGGCSGFSYKYDLVESALEDDLVLRRHGATILIDPISLPFLEGSEIDFVDDLMGQSFQIRNPNATASCGCGTSFSI, from the coding sequence ATGGTCAATGCAGTTCAACAGTCAGCACCGCCGACAAGCCCAGCCGAACCGGTAACGGTGACAGAGCGCGCAGCATCGCGCGTTGCCAAGATTTTGGCCGGTGAGACGGCGGGAAAAGCCCTGCGCATTAGCGTTGATGGCGGCGGTTGCTCGGGATTCTCCTACAAATATGATCTGGTTGAGTCCGCGCTTGAAGATGATCTGGTGTTGCGCCGGCACGGCGCGACAATTTTGATCGACCCCATCTCACTGCCGTTTCTGGAAGGCTCGGAGATTGATTTCGTCGATGATCTGATGGGCCAGTCTTTTCAGATCCGCAATCCGAACGCCACCGCATCATGTGGTTGTGGCACCTCGTTTTCGATTTGA
- a CDS encoding valine--tRNA ligase codes for MLEKTYLPSGVEPRIYANWEKANAFAAGAGAREGKDSFCIVIPPPNVTGSLHMGHALNNTLQDILVRWNRMLGQNVLWQPGMDHAGIATQMVVERQLMEHQQPGRREMGREKFVKRIWDWKAESGGTILGQLKRLGASCDWSRERFTMDEGLSKAVLEVFVRLYEEGLIYKDKRLVNWDPKLLTAISDLEVEQREIDGHLWHFKYPIVGEEGAHITVATTRPETMLGDTAIAVHPQDERYSHLIGRLVQLPLVGRHIPIVADDYADPEAGSGAVKITPAHDFNDFEVGKRNNLPAINILAVDASIALRDNEDFAIGVPEHANATMHTAIEAYHGLDRFAARKKIVSDMDALGLLEKIDGHTHVVPHGDRGGVPIEPYLTDQWYVDAKTLAAPAIASVREGRMEFVPKNWDKTYFDWMENIQPWCISRQLWWGHQIPAWYGPDGKVFVAKSEAEAAEQARSHYGRDEELSRDEDVLDTWFSSALWPFSTLGWPDQTPELKTYYQTDVLITGFDIIFFWVARMMMMGLHFMDEEPFHTVYIHALVRDEHGAKMSKSKGNVVDPLDLIDQYGADALRFTLCAMAAAGRDIRLATSRVEGYRNFATKLWNVARFAEMNDCSVPEGFAPDSVRNPLNRWIITECGQTITAIDAALKTYRFNDAANVVYQFVWHKFADWFIELSKPALMADDSADKAEARAVVAWTRDEILKMLHPFMPFITEELWAVTGEADRDTMLITTQWPTPALEDQRAADDINWLIETISSIRSVRTEMNVPAAAKVDIVIVEANAETRRRSEENLSALMRMARLNSVEFESTIPDGSAQIIVGEAIVCMPLKGVIDIAAEKQRLEKDIGKVEQDIAKINGKLGNQKFVSRAPDDVVSQERSRLQEANEKRDMLTSAIKRLEATG; via the coding sequence ATGCTTGAGAAAACCTATCTGCCCAGCGGTGTAGAGCCCCGCATCTATGCCAATTGGGAAAAGGCAAATGCATTCGCTGCCGGAGCGGGTGCCAGGGAAGGAAAAGACAGTTTCTGTATTGTCATTCCGCCGCCCAATGTCACCGGATCTCTGCATATGGGGCACGCACTCAACAACACACTGCAGGATATTCTGGTGCGCTGGAACAGGATGCTCGGTCAGAATGTTCTTTGGCAACCGGGTATGGACCATGCCGGTATCGCCACGCAGATGGTTGTCGAACGCCAGTTGATGGAACATCAGCAGCCTGGGCGGCGCGAGATGGGCCGGGAGAAATTTGTCAAGCGCATTTGGGACTGGAAGGCGGAATCCGGCGGAACCATTCTGGGACAACTCAAGCGTCTTGGCGCATCCTGCGACTGGTCGCGGGAGCGCTTTACCATGGATGAAGGGCTTTCAAAGGCAGTGCTGGAAGTGTTCGTCCGGCTTTACGAAGAGGGTCTGATTTACAAGGACAAGCGGCTCGTCAACTGGGATCCAAAGCTTCTGACCGCGATCTCCGATCTGGAAGTTGAACAGCGCGAGATCGACGGCCATTTGTGGCATTTCAAATATCCGATCGTGGGCGAAGAGGGGGCTCACATCACGGTCGCGACAACCCGTCCGGAAACCATGCTGGGAGACACGGCAATTGCCGTGCATCCGCAGGACGAGCGCTACAGCCACCTGATCGGCCGCCTGGTACAGTTGCCGCTGGTCGGACGCCATATTCCGATTGTCGCTGACGACTACGCCGATCCTGAAGCGGGTTCGGGGGCCGTCAAGATCACGCCAGCGCACGACTTCAATGATTTTGAAGTCGGCAAGCGCAATAACCTGCCGGCGATAAACATTCTCGCTGTCGATGCCTCCATTGCGTTGCGCGACAATGAAGATTTTGCCATCGGTGTTCCAGAACACGCCAACGCCACGATGCATACAGCAATTGAAGCCTATCACGGTCTGGACCGCTTCGCAGCCCGCAAAAAGATCGTCTCCGATATGGATGCGCTGGGCCTGCTGGAAAAAATCGACGGGCACACCCACGTTGTGCCGCACGGAGATCGCGGCGGCGTCCCGATTGAGCCGTATCTGACCGACCAATGGTATGTCGATGCAAAGACGCTGGCGGCCCCGGCGATTGCATCTGTTCGCGAAGGCCGGATGGAATTTGTGCCGAAAAACTGGGACAAGACCTATTTTGACTGGATGGAAAATATTCAGCCATGGTGCATTTCGCGTCAGCTTTGGTGGGGCCACCAGATCCCGGCGTGGTATGGCCCGGACGGCAAGGTTTTTGTCGCCAAATCCGAGGCGGAGGCTGCCGAGCAGGCGCGAAGCCATTATGGCCGCGACGAGGAATTGAGCCGCGATGAAGATGTGCTCGACACCTGGTTCTCGTCAGCATTATGGCCGTTTTCCACCTTGGGCTGGCCGGACCAGACCCCGGAGTTGAAAACCTACTATCAGACCGATGTGCTGATCACCGGGTTTGACATCATTTTCTTCTGGGTCGCCAGAATGATGATGATGGGACTTCATTTCATGGATGAGGAGCCGTTCCACACGGTCTATATCCATGCCCTGGTGCGTGATGAGCATGGCGCCAAGATGTCAAAATCAAAGGGCAATGTGGTCGACCCGCTTGATCTGATTGATCAGTATGGTGCTGATGCGTTGCGTTTCACGCTTTGCGCCATGGCGGCTGCCGGCCGGGATATCCGTCTGGCTACCAGCCGGGTCGAGGGTTATCGCAATTTTGCAACCAAACTCTGGAATGTGGCACGATTTGCCGAAATGAACGATTGTTCAGTGCCGGAAGGGTTTGCTCCAGACAGCGTCAGAAACCCTCTGAATCGCTGGATCATTACCGAATGCGGGCAAACGATCACGGCGATTGATGCGGCATTGAAAACTTATCGCTTTAACGATGCGGCCAACGTCGTCTACCAGTTTGTCTGGCACAAATTCGCCGACTGGTTCATCGAATTGTCAAAACCGGCCTTGATGGCTGACGACAGTGCCGACAAGGCAGAAGCTCGAGCCGTTGTCGCCTGGACCCGCGATGAAATTCTGAAAATGCTGCATCCCTTCATGCCCTTTATCACCGAGGAATTGTGGGCCGTCACCGGAGAAGCTGACCGCGACACAATGCTGATCACCACGCAGTGGCCCACGCCCGCGCTGGAAGATCAGCGTGCTGCCGACGACATCAACTGGCTGATTGAGACGATTTCCTCGATTCGCTCCGTTCGCACCGAGATGAATGTCCCTGCTGCAGCAAAAGTGGATATCGTGATTGTCGAGGCAAATGCTGAAACCCGGCGCAGGAGCGAGGAAAATCTGTCTGCCCTGATGCGCATGGCAAGGCTCAATTCCGTAGAGTTTGAAAGCACCATCCCGGACGGCAGCGCGCAGATCATTGTTGGTGAAGCCATTGTCTGCATGCCTTTGAAGGGCGTCATTGACATTGCTGCAGAAAAGCAGCGTCTGGAAAAAGACATCGGCAAGGTCGAACAGGATATTGCCAAAATCAATGGCAAGCTTGGCAATCAAAAATTTGTCTCACGCGCACCCGATGACGTTGTGTCTCAGGAACGGTCCAGACTTCAGGAAGCCAACGAAAAGCGCGACATGCTGACCAGCGCGATAAAGCGCCTGGAAGCGACCGGATAG
- a CDS encoding tetratricopeptide repeat protein, whose translation MRIFDGIIRIRIVAFVLLACVPAAPVIAFDVTKSTGEESASPMEAFRLGFQAYRAGDKETAVDALQFAASQGSAMAQWKLGRMYAAGDGVEVSPLRAFEYFRDIANAHAEDSPNSPEAPFVANAFVELGGFFMTGINDTHVRQDPYQARQIYAYAASYFGDPNAQYLLAKMYLEGEGGEKNARQAARWLKLAAEKGHVLSQAELGRMLFHGEGLSQRRNRGLKWLIIALDRSSPANAEAIRLIHESAFALASEKERRSAERLAEKWLKKNPPLEVSATASVSAGSEAMPSHSVAESSAVVVAPLEPLLPISTTIAAGADTSLSQSDTEPGK comes from the coding sequence ATGCGGATATTTGACGGGATCATCCGCATCAGAATTGTGGCGTTCGTGCTGCTGGCTTGTGTGCCGGCGGCCCCTGTTATTGCCTTTGACGTCACAAAATCCACAGGTGAGGAATCCGCATCACCAATGGAAGCATTCCGTCTTGGATTCCAGGCCTATCGCGCTGGAGACAAGGAAACCGCTGTCGATGCGCTGCAATTTGCAGCAAGTCAGGGCAGCGCAATGGCCCAGTGGAAGCTGGGACGCATGTATGCGGCCGGAGATGGCGTCGAAGTCAGCCCGCTCCGGGCATTTGAATATTTTCGCGATATTGCCAACGCCCATGCGGAAGACAGCCCCAACAGCCCGGAAGCGCCTTTTGTCGCAAATGCTTTTGTAGAGTTGGGTGGGTTTTTCATGACCGGGATCAACGACACACATGTTCGCCAGGATCCTTATCAGGCCCGGCAGATCTATGCCTATGCCGCTTCATATTTTGGCGATCCGAATGCACAATATCTGCTCGCAAAAATGTATCTGGAAGGCGAGGGCGGTGAGAAGAATGCACGTCAGGCCGCCCGGTGGTTGAAACTGGCTGCGGAAAAAGGCCATGTCCTGAGTCAAGCTGAACTTGGCCGCATGTTGTTTCACGGCGAAGGGCTTTCTCAGCGGCGCAACCGGGGTTTGAAGTGGCTCATAATAGCGCTCGATCGCTCTTCTCCTGCCAATGCAGAAGCCATTCGGTTGATCCATGAATCAGCTTTTGCGCTGGCCTCGGAAAAGGAGCGGCGCAGCGCGGAGCGCCTCGCCGAGAAATGGCTGAAGAAAAATCCGCCTCTCGAAGTCAGTGCCACGGCATCCGTCAGTGCAGGCAGTGAAGCAATGCCATCCCACTCTGTCGCGGAATCTTCGGCAGTCGTGGTGGCCCCTTTGGAACCGCTGCTGCCCATCAGCACGACCATCGCCGCCGGTGCCGACACTTCTCTCTCTCAGAGCGATACAGAGCCTGGCAAATAG